In one window of Prevotella sp. E13-17 DNA:
- a CDS encoding bile acid:sodium symporter family protein → MDRFCHFIARWMGALVLLTAGISLLIPSSFIWIDTWTINPMLGVIMFGMGLTLSPHDFRIVLSRPKDIFIGCLAQFTVMPLLAWTLSWLFALPKELALGVILVGCCPGGTASNVITYLAKGDLPLSVGMTATSTLLAPFMTPFLVWLLAGTMVDVDALGMLQSIIYVVIAPIAAGLLCQRFLPGMTKTATPYLPAFSSIVIALVVGIIVSHSADRLLMGGMVVILVVMLHNLLGLSLGYLVGRLLRLQKPKCVALSIEVGMQNSGLASSLAVLHFAAFPLATIPGAIFSVWHNISGALMAKFYSSNSK, encoded by the coding sequence ATGGATAGGTTTTGTCATTTTATAGCTCGTTGGATGGGAGCCCTGGTACTGCTCACAGCAGGCATTTCACTGTTGATTCCCAGTTCTTTTATTTGGATAGACACATGGACCATCAATCCCATGCTCGGTGTGATTATGTTTGGCATGGGGCTGACGCTCTCGCCCCACGATTTCCGCATTGTCTTAAGTCGCCCGAAAGACATCTTTATCGGCTGTCTGGCACAGTTCACCGTCATGCCATTGTTGGCCTGGACGCTATCTTGGCTCTTTGCTCTGCCAAAGGAGCTGGCGCTTGGAGTCATTCTGGTGGGATGCTGCCCTGGAGGTACCGCCTCAAATGTGATTACCTATCTGGCCAAAGGCGATCTGCCCCTGTCTGTGGGCATGACTGCCACCTCCACCCTGTTAGCTCCCTTTATGACACCGTTCTTAGTTTGGCTCTTAGCTGGCACCATGGTCGATGTTGACGCACTTGGCATGCTGCAGAGCATCATATATGTAGTGATCGCCCCCATCGCCGCCGGACTACTTTGTCAGCGTTTTTTGCCCGGCATGACCAAAACAGCGACTCCCTATCTGCCAGCATTCTCATCGATAGTCATTGCACTGGTGGTTGGCATCATTGTGTCTCACAGTGCCGACCGTCTGCTCATGGGCGGCATGGTGGTCATCCTCGTTGTCATGCTTCACAATCTGCTGGGATTGTCGCTTGGCTATCTGGTGGGCCGCCTACTCCGCCTTCAGAAACCAAAGTGTGTGGCCCTCAGCATCGAGGTTGGCATGCAGAACAGCGGGTTGGCATCGTCGCTGGCCGTTCTTCATTTCGCCGCCTTCCCGCTTGCCACAATTCCTGGTGCGATATTCAGCGTTTGGCACAACATCAGCGGTGCACTGATGGCCAAGTTCTATAGTTCCAATTCGAAATAA
- the pflB gene encoding formate C-acetyltransferase yields MRKEWRGFKGTKWTSEVNLRDFIQNNYTAYEGDESFLVGPTDATNQLWGRLQELQKEERAKGGVLDMETEIVSSMTAYGPGYIDESKKDLEKVVGLQTDKPLKRAFMPFGGIKMAEQACTNYGYKPSEKLHEIFTKYCKTHNDGVFDAYTEEMKHVRHNHILTGLPDTYGRGRIVGDYRRVALYGIDFIIAEKEADKRNCGAGVMSDDIIRLREEISMQIKALKEMKAMAQIYGFDISQPANNAREAVQWLYFGYLAAIKTQNGAAMSVGRVSTFLDIYIQRDLEEGTLTEVEAQELIDHLVMKFRMVKFARIPSYNELFSGDPVWATLEVGGMGMDGRHMVTKNDYRFLHTLENMGPSPEPNLTVLYSPRLTDNFKKYAAMISVKTSSIQYENDEVMRPVWGDDYSICCCVSATQTGKEMQFFGARANLAKCFLYACNGGVDAKTREQVAPGFRPIKDEYLTWEELKPRFDQAMDWLAGVYVNTLNLIHYMHDKYFYEAAEMALIDTNVRRTFATGIAGFSHVVDSISAVKYAKVKMIRDEEGFNVDYVAEGDFPRYGNDDDRADEIAVWLLKTFVKKIRKHATYRNATPTCSILTITSNVVYGKYTGNLPDGRRAGTPLSPGANPSYGAEKNGLLASLNSVAKLPYEYALDGISNTQTISPNTLGHTDEERATTLVRVMDGYFSRGAHHLNVNVFGVDKLRDAMEHPEKPEYANFTIRVSGYAVKFIDLTREQQEDVIARQSHESL; encoded by the coding sequence ATGAGAAAAGAATGGAGAGGTTTTAAAGGAACCAAGTGGACTTCAGAGGTCAATCTGCGAGATTTTATTCAGAACAACTACACGGCTTACGAAGGCGATGAATCATTCCTGGTAGGACCTACCGATGCAACCAACCAGTTGTGGGGTCGTCTGCAGGAACTCCAGAAGGAAGAGCGTGCCAAGGGTGGTGTGCTCGACATGGAGACTGAGATCGTGTCAAGCATGACAGCTTATGGTCCTGGATACATTGATGAGAGCAAGAAAGACCTGGAGAAGGTTGTAGGTCTGCAGACAGACAAGCCCCTGAAGCGTGCATTCATGCCCTTCGGTGGTATCAAGATGGCAGAGCAGGCTTGCACTAACTATGGTTACAAGCCCTCGGAAAAGCTACACGAAATCTTCACAAAGTATTGCAAGACACACAACGATGGTGTGTTTGACGCATATACCGAGGAGATGAAGCACGTACGTCACAATCATATCCTGACAGGTCTGCCCGATACTTACGGTCGTGGCCGTATTGTTGGTGACTATCGCCGTGTGGCTCTTTATGGTATTGACTTTATCATTGCCGAGAAGGAAGCCGACAAGCGCAACTGCGGTGCTGGCGTTATGAGCGATGATATCATTCGCCTGCGTGAAGAAATCTCTATGCAGATCAAGGCCTTGAAGGAAATGAAGGCAATGGCTCAGATCTATGGTTTCGATATCTCTCAGCCTGCAAACAACGCACGTGAGGCTGTTCAGTGGCTGTACTTCGGCTATCTGGCTGCCATCAAGACTCAGAATGGTGCAGCCATGTCTGTAGGTCGTGTGTCAACATTCCTCGATATTTATATTCAGCGTGACTTGGAAGAGGGAACCCTGACAGAGGTTGAGGCACAGGAGTTGATTGACCATCTGGTGATGAAGTTCCGTATGGTGAAGTTCGCTCGTATTCCTTCATACAACGAGCTCTTCTCTGGCGACCCCGTATGGGCTACCTTGGAAGTAGGCGGTATGGGTATGGACGGCCGTCACATGGTGACCAAGAACGACTATCGCTTCCTCCACACACTGGAGAATATGGGTCCTTCGCCCGAGCCTAACCTCACAGTGCTGTACTCTCCCCGTCTGACAGACAACTTCAAGAAGTATGCTGCCATGATTTCGGTGAAGACCAGCTCTATCCAATACGAGAACGATGAGGTCATGCGTCCTGTATGGGGCGATGACTATAGCATCTGCTGCTGTGTAAGTGCAACACAGACTGGTAAGGAGATGCAGTTCTTTGGCGCACGTGCCAACTTGGCTAAGTGCTTCCTCTATGCTTGCAATGGTGGTGTAGATGCTAAGACTCGCGAACAGGTTGCTCCTGGCTTCCGTCCTATCAAGGATGAGTATCTGACATGGGAGGAACTGAAGCCCCGCTTCGATCAGGCAATGGACTGGTTGGCTGGTGTTTATGTCAACACTCTGAACCTTATCCACTATATGCACGATAAGTACTTCTACGAGGCAGCAGAGATGGCTCTGATTGATACAAACGTGCGTCGTACTTTCGCTACGGGTATTGCGGGATTCTCTCATGTGGTTGACTCAATCTCGGCTGTGAAGTATGCGAAAGTAAAAATGATTCGCGATGAAGAGGGCTTCAATGTTGATTATGTTGCAGAAGGCGACTTCCCCCGCTATGGTAACGATGATGACCGTGCCGATGAGATTGCAGTATGGCTGCTGAAGACCTTCGTTAAGAAGATTCGTAAGCATGCTACCTATCGTAACGCCACACCTACATGTTCAATCCTGACCATCACATCAAATGTGGTTTACGGTAAGTACACCGGTAATCTGCCCGATGGTCGTCGTGCAGGTACTCCTCTGTCACCTGGTGCTAACCCCAGCTATGGCGCTGAGAAGAATGGCTTGCTGGCTTCGCTGAACTCTGTTGCTAAGTTGCCTTACGAGTACGCACTCGATGGTATCTCTAACACACAGACCATTAGCCCCAATACTCTGGGCCACACCGACGAGGAGCGTGCTACTACACTGGTTCGTGTGATGGACGGATACTTTAGCCGTGGCGCTCACCACCTGAATGTGAATGTGTTTGGCGTTGACAAACTGCGCGATGCTATGGAGCATCCTGAGAAGCCCGAGTACGCAAACTTCACCATCCGTGTGTCTGGCTACGCTGTGAAGTTCATCGACCTGACCCGTGAACAGCAGGAGGACGTTATTGCACGTCAGTCGCACGAAAGCCTCTAA
- the pflA gene encoding pyruvate formate-lyase-activating protein has product MTSKGYIHSTESFGSVDGPGIRFLIFMQGCHMRCRYCHNPDTWKMGDGKTAGTTVTVDELLNKAERYRSYWGEEGGITVSGGEALLQIDFLIDLFEEAKRRGINTCLDTSAQPFTRRTEFFSKFERLMKSTDLVLLDIKHIDSERHQWLTGHPNEHIVDCARYMDEIGQPMWIRHVLVPGITDDEEQLTRLRAFIDTLQNVKKVEVLPYHTLGTFKWEQLGVDYTLKDVPTPSSEQIKMAERILVK; this is encoded by the coding sequence ATGACTAGCAAAGGCTATATACATTCTACCGAATCCTTCGGCTCCGTTGATGGGCCGGGGATTCGGTTTCTGATTTTCATGCAGGGTTGCCATATGCGCTGCCGCTACTGTCATAACCCGGACACGTGGAAGATGGGAGATGGCAAAACGGCCGGAACCACCGTCACTGTTGACGAGCTCCTCAATAAAGCCGAACGTTATCGCAGTTATTGGGGTGAAGAAGGCGGTATCACGGTAAGTGGCGGAGAGGCTCTGCTGCAGATTGACTTCCTGATTGACCTCTTTGAGGAGGCCAAGCGTCGTGGCATTAATACCTGTCTGGACACTTCGGCTCAGCCTTTTACCCGTAGGACAGAATTCTTCTCGAAGTTTGAACGGCTGATGAAAAGCACCGATTTGGTGCTTTTGGATATTAAACATATCGACTCCGAACGCCATCAGTGGCTGACCGGTCATCCCAACGAGCATATCGTTGATTGTGCTCGTTATATGGATGAGATAGGACAACCGATGTGGATACGTCATGTGTTGGTGCCTGGCATTACCGACGACGAAGAACAGCTGACGCGTCTGCGTGCCTTTATCGACACGCTGCAGAACGTGAAAAAGGTGGAAGTGTTGCCTTATCATACTTTGGGCACCTTTAAATGGGAACAACTTGGCGTGGATTATACACTGAAGGACGTGCCGACACCTTCTTCAGAACAGATAAAAATGGCAGAGCGGATACTTGTTAAGTAG
- a CDS encoding type IX secretion system membrane protein PorP/SprF — MFRRILLILTLCIVAMVEASAQYDPSFSHYWAMEASFNPASAGKQEKINFVGAYNMTLTGFEHSPKTMYVSADMPFFMLGGYHGIGARIINDAIGLFSHKSFALQYANKQKLFGGTLSIGVQAAMLSETFNGSKLDLENGSDPAFSSSEITGSAFDLGAGLFYQQRNWYVGASVQHALAPTVELGETNEIALAQTYYFTGGCNIRLRNPFLTIQPSVLGRFDGVGYRADITSRLTYKHESRVMYAGLGYSPSNSVTVFLGGDFHGVRLGYAYEIYTNGVGLGNGSHELIVGYQTDLDLFKKGRNRHQSVRLL; from the coding sequence ATGTTTAGGCGAATCCTGTTGATATTGACGCTATGTATTGTGGCGATGGTTGAAGCCAGTGCACAATACGACCCTTCGTTCAGTCATTACTGGGCGATGGAGGCTTCGTTTAACCCTGCATCGGCGGGAAAACAGGAAAAAATAAACTTTGTGGGAGCCTATAACATGACGTTGACGGGGTTTGAGCATAGCCCTAAGACCATGTACGTATCTGCCGATATGCCATTTTTTATGCTTGGAGGCTATCATGGCATCGGCGCACGCATCATCAATGATGCTATTGGCCTCTTCTCTCATAAATCATTTGCACTGCAATATGCCAACAAGCAGAAACTGTTTGGCGGTACGTTGAGCATTGGAGTTCAGGCTGCAATGCTGAGCGAGACATTTAATGGATCAAAATTGGATTTGGAAAATGGTAGTGATCCAGCTTTTTCTTCTTCCGAAATTACTGGTTCAGCATTTGATTTAGGAGCAGGACTTTTTTATCAACAGCGAAACTGGTATGTTGGCGCATCTGTTCAACATGCCTTGGCGCCGACCGTTGAACTAGGCGAAACTAACGAAATTGCATTGGCTCAGACATATTATTTTACGGGTGGATGCAATATTCGATTGAGAAATCCGTTCTTAACAATACAGCCCTCTGTTTTAGGTCGCTTCGATGGCGTGGGCTATAGGGCCGATATAACGAGCCGACTAACCTATAAGCATGAAAGTAGAGTCATGTATGCCGGCTTGGGCTATAGTCCTAGCAATTCGGTGACGGTGTTCTTAGGGGGCGACTTCCATGGTGTTCGTTTGGGCTATGCCTATGAGATATATACCAATGGAGTGGGTTTGGGAAATGGTTCCCACGAACTGATAGTCGGCTATCAAACCGACTTAGACTTGTTTAAGAAAGGTCGCAACCGTCATCAGTCTGTAAGACTGCTTTGA